DNA sequence from the Candidatus Sulfuricurvum sp. RIFRC-1 genome:
TTTGAATGCCCCCAATTCTCATACCCCAATGAAAAAGCGTAGGTGGTAGGATTGACCCCCAGTTTCATAATCGTATGGCTCCAATGACGTACCAAGATATGGATGCGCCGATAGAGTTCCTCTCTCTCTTTTATGGGGTGATCCATCGATCGTGATATCCCTATCCCTTTTCGGGATCGGCTCGCTTGCACCGCTTCGTTATCACACCCTCTCATCCTCGCATACAGGTCCATGCCTCCCCTGCCCCATGATTGGATCAGGGTTTGCGATTTCCACGCATCACCGATGGTTTTAATGCCGTAGCGTTCCATTTTGAGCGAATACGCTTTTCCGACACCCGGAAATTCACCGATACCGATATCGCGAACAAACGGTTCAATCTCATCGCTATAAATGACACGAACCCCATAAGGTTTGGCGGCTGAGGTGGCAAGTTTTGCTATCCATTTGGAGCGGCTCGCTCCGATCGAGACCGGAAGTTTAAACTGCAACATTATCTGATGCTGGAGGTGTCGGATAAACTCGTAGGTATCCGCTTCATCAATCCACCCTCGCAAATCCCCGAACATCTCATCGATGCTGTATTGCTCCATCACCGGTACTACGGTAGAGAGGTACTCCATCAATTCATGGCTCATCGTATGATAGAGAAGATGGTTGGGAGGAAGGACAATGAGGTGAGGACAAAGTCTCAGTGCTTCGTGAACACTCATGGCCGTTTTGATACCGTAGCGACGAGCTTCATAGCTCGCCGTAGTGATAATGCCGCGTATCGTATCGCCGTCTCTAAAATAGTTACTGCTATCGTGCTCAGCATGAAACAGCGAGGGGACAAACGCCCCGGAATTGAGGGTCATCAGTTTTTTAGCGGGTACGGTTTTTTTGTCAAAAATAAAAGGATCGCCTCTCCCTCCGACCGCAACACATTTCCCCAGCAAAGAGGGGTTACGGACACGTTCACAAGAGGCGAAAAAACAGTCAAGATCTAAATGGATTATCATACATCGAAGAATATAACACCTTGAAAAATAATTGCCAATTTATGTCTATATGAAATGAAATATATCTCAAACTTCCCAGTATTTTTTACTGACGAGAAGTTTTTTAATTTGCGGAGCAATCTGCGGGTCGCTTTCTCCGACGCTCCACAGTTTTTTGCTCATCTGACGTATTGCATCCTTAAAATCATCCTCAATCAGTGCTAAAACTGCCGTCGAAAAATATCCGCTTAAGCGCTCTTTTTCTGCCATAAAACGATACTCTTCAGCAACATGCTCAAGAGTATCCATCGCGTACAAAGGGGTTATTGCTCCGCTCTCCAATTTTATCAAGAGCCATAATGCAATAAATTCTATGGAATAGCACTTTAGTATTTGTGTAGAAAAAGATTCAAACGTATCACAACCGCTTTGTTCATACTCATGGATAATAAGATCTATCACCGATCGGATATGTTCCAGAGGAACCATCTCAAAGAGTTCTCGTCCGACACTGATCCCTGCGGAGTGTTCGGCACCGAGATAGATCCGTGCCCCTTTGTCCGTATTGCCGAAATTATTGGTACGCAGCCCGATGAGCCCGATATCGCAATGCTGGTGTCTGCCGCACCCTTTTGCGCATCCTGAAATCCCTATTTGAATACGATGCTCACTGATTTTCTCCAAAGGGAGCAATTGCGCATCGTCTTTAATGTCCCAGAACGAGTAAGGGCAATATTGGCTCCCCGCACACGCTACGATAGTTTGACTCTTTTTGAGATGTTCAAAAGGAGAGAATGGCTGAGATAATCCGAGAATATAAAGATTGTGATCCGTACTTAATCGTACCTCGGCAGAGTGTGTCTCGGCAAAATCCGCAATAGCCATCAACTCTTCGGCACTGATACGCCCGAAATTGCTCTCATAGCAAAATGCATAACTGCCGTCTTTAAGCCGCTGATATTTCGAAAAAAGCCCTTTTTCCAGAACCAAATCGCCCGCTTTTTGCCAAGATTGCTTGTACTCGTGTGCGACATATTCCACAAAAGCTTCCATTCCGATCTCTTCGAGGAGGTGAAACAGGCGTGTTCGCGTTCGGGTAAATCGCAATCCATGCTTGTTGAATGCTTCGATAAAGGCTTTGAAAAAAGATACTACCTCATCGGGAAGCAAAAATATATCGGCACTGCGGGCGATCTCGGTATTTTTACCCCCCATATAGACATTAAACCCAAAAACACCCTCTCTCTTTGCCAATGCGAAATAGAGATCATTGGCAAAAAATGAGGTGACATTGGCACTGTTGCCCGAAATCCCTGTGGATATTCTACGCGGCAGCATACCGACAAGACGGGGAGTTTTGAGAAAATATTCCTGCATTTGCATTATCAGAGGATAGGTCTCGATCACACTCATACACCCTCGTCCATCATACACATCACTCACAATGTTGCGTACGTTATCGCCGAAAGTTTGCCATGTTGTAATCCCGATTTCGTTGATCTGTTTATATATCTGCAATACATTCTCGCAAGTTAGCCCATGCAATTGCAGACCGGCACGCGCGGTCAAAATAATTTCAAGCTCATTGCGCTTAGCAATGTCGGCAATGGCTCGCAGTTGAGCGATGGTAATCCGCCCTGCAGTTATACGTAAACGAAGGGTATAC
Encoded proteins:
- a CDS encoding DNA polymerase IV, giving the protein MIIHLDLDCFFASCERVRNPSLLGKCVAVGGRGDPFIFDKKTVPAKKLMTLNSGAFVPSLFHAEHDSSNYFRDGDTIRGIITTASYEARRYGIKTAMSVHEALRLCPHLIVLPPNHLLYHTMSHELMEYLSTVVPVMEQYSIDEMFGDLRGWIDEADTYEFIRHLQHQIMLQFKLPVSIGASRSKWIAKLATSAAKPYGVRVIYSDEIEPFVRDIGIGEFPGVGKAYSLKMERYGIKTIGDAWKSQTLIQSWGRGGMDLYARMRGCDNEAVQASRSRKGIGISRSMDHPIKEREELYRRIHILVRHWSHTIMKLGVNPTTYAFSLGYENWGHSKKQFTLYRLFNETFLQTFTIEKFKELDIYPHISVRYIAMSATKFIHHDPKSFDLLEIQTDTKMRNLTDALTKVRDKYGMDIVRGGGEL
- a CDS encoding nitrite/sulfite reductase: MTEKKLNKRERHKAALSPIEYYPQIETLDFNSISEGDIFYLQDFGIFNTPIEEEAYTLRLRITAGRITIAQLRAIADIAKRNELEIILTARAGLQLHGLTCENVLQIYKQINEIGITTWQTFGDNVRNIVSDVYDGRGCMSVIETYPLIMQMQEYFLKTPRLVGMLPRRISTGISGNSANVTSFFANDLYFALAKREGVFGFNVYMGGKNTEIARSADIFLLPDEVVSFFKAFIEAFNKHGLRFTRTRTRLFHLLEEIGMEAFVEYVAHEYKQSWQKAGDLVLEKGLFSKYQRLKDGSYAFCYESNFGRISAEELMAIADFAETHSAEVRLSTDHNLYILGLSQPFSPFEHLKKSQTIVACAGSQYCPYSFWDIKDDAQLLPLEKISEHRIQIGISGCAKGCGRHQHCDIGLIGLRTNNFGNTDKGARIYLGAEHSAGISVGRELFEMVPLEHIRSVIDLIIHEYEQSGCDTFESFSTQILKCYSIEFIALWLLIKLESGAITPLYAMDTLEHVAEEYRFMAEKERLSGYFSTAVLALIEDDFKDAIRQMSKKLWSVGESDPQIAPQIKKLLVSKKYWEV